Proteins encoded within one genomic window of Bradyrhizobium sp. 186:
- a CDS encoding efflux transporter outer membrane subunit has protein sequence MSSAKENHHPTPSLLRTALSRAGSVCVALMLSGSLAGCAVGPNYAGPPRLELPSHWSIKSASRRESGRLDRWWLRLRDPLLNRLIEQAAEANPSVAKAKAVVREARATVQQTTAGLFPSVSGTGSVTDNKSSAGSASVLVDSAPYALHQASFDSSWELDLFGGTQRGIEAALRGEQSAEKDLRDSLVTLIGDVAVYYVEARGYQARIALAQRTAVSQRDTEKLTRSKYDAGSGNAVDLAKATAQAASTEANVPTYQAALAADVHRLGILLGRPPDGVASLLAQSAPVPAPRMPLPAGLPADLLLSRPDVVSAERKLAQATAKIGQAEADRYPAVSLTGSVGTSALRAGDLAKYSSVSWSVGPSVTVPVFDAGKRQATARIAEAQRDQAFATFHSTLLTALEDVENALVSLSRERVRAAKLTEAAKNYREAARLSRSLFETGSASFIDVLDAERSLYSAEDSLIQSKVSAAKDYISLAKALGGGWVDPVDISTPIIVDTNTGPHLRETVK, from the coding sequence GTGTCATCCGCAAAGGAGAATCATCATCCGACGCCCAGCCTGTTGCGCACCGCCCTTTCGCGCGCCGGATCAGTCTGCGTCGCGTTGATGCTGAGCGGCTCATTGGCCGGCTGTGCGGTCGGTCCGAACTATGCCGGCCCGCCCAGGCTGGAGCTTCCTTCGCACTGGAGCATCAAATCCGCCTCTCGACGGGAGAGCGGCAGGCTGGATCGCTGGTGGCTGCGTCTGCGCGATCCCTTGCTCAACCGGCTCATCGAGCAAGCCGCCGAAGCCAATCCGAGCGTCGCAAAGGCGAAGGCGGTCGTGCGCGAGGCGCGCGCAACGGTCCAGCAGACCACCGCAGGCCTGTTTCCTTCCGTGAGCGGCACGGGCTCGGTGACGGACAACAAGTCCAGCGCCGGGTCTGCCTCCGTCCTCGTCGACAGCGCACCCTATGCGCTTCACCAGGCGAGCTTCGATTCGAGCTGGGAGCTCGATCTATTCGGAGGCACGCAGCGGGGCATCGAAGCGGCGCTGCGCGGGGAGCAATCTGCCGAGAAAGATTTGCGCGACAGCCTCGTCACCCTGATCGGCGACGTCGCCGTCTACTATGTGGAGGCGCGGGGCTATCAGGCCCGAATCGCGCTGGCGCAACGCACCGCGGTGTCGCAGCGCGACACCGAGAAGCTCACCCGCAGCAAATACGACGCCGGGAGCGGTAACGCCGTCGATCTCGCCAAGGCAACCGCTCAAGCCGCCAGCACCGAAGCGAACGTTCCGACCTATCAGGCAGCGCTCGCGGCCGACGTTCATCGGCTGGGAATCCTGCTCGGGCGGCCGCCTGACGGCGTCGCTTCGCTGCTGGCGCAGTCCGCGCCCGTTCCTGCACCGCGCATGCCGCTGCCCGCAGGACTCCCAGCCGATCTCCTCTTGAGCCGTCCCGACGTGGTGAGCGCCGAACGCAAGCTTGCACAGGCCACCGCCAAGATCGGCCAGGCTGAAGCCGATCGATACCCGGCCGTGTCGTTGACCGGCTCGGTCGGCACCTCCGCGCTACGCGCCGGCGATCTCGCCAAATATTCCAGCGTCAGCTGGTCGGTCGGGCCCTCGGTCACGGTGCCGGTCTTTGATGCGGGGAAGCGCCAGGCAACGGCCAGGATTGCGGAAGCGCAACGCGACCAGGCGTTCGCCACGTTCCATTCGACCCTGCTCACCGCGCTTGAGGACGTCGAGAACGCCCTGGTTTCGCTGTCGCGCGAACGCGTGCGCGCTGCCAAGCTGACGGAGGCGGCGAAGAACTACCGCGAGGCGGCGCGACTGTCGCGATCGCTGTTCGAAACCGGCAGCGCGAGCTTCATCGACGTGCTCGACGCCGAGCGTTCGCTTTATTCAGCCGAAGATTCGCTGATCCAAAGCAAGGTCTCGGCCGCCAAGGACTACATTTCTCTCGCGAAGGCGCTCGGCGGCGGCTGGGTCGATCCGGTCGATATCTCGACGCCGATCATCGTAGACACGAACACGGGACCTCACTTGCGGGAGACGGTCAAGTGA